The following nucleotide sequence is from Candidatus Zixiibacteriota bacterium.
ACCCCTGGCGATCGGTGCGATGTTGACCGTGTGGTCGCTTCGGTACGATCTGACTTCAAACAGCAGGTTTGCCCGCGGATTCTGGGAGACTGATCTGGTTGATGTCGGCGATGCCTATGGCAATGGCGGCTACCTCAGCGCGATGGGCGCTGGATTTTGGGGATTGGGAACGGTCCTTGGCGATACGGCCATGCGGCACACGGGCCAGGCGGTTCTCACCGGTATGCTGCTTGACGGCATCTGTGTCACCTCTTTGAAACTGGCGACACAGCGCGAGCGGCCCGATGGATCGGATCGCCGATCGTTCCCTTCCGGGCATACATCCGGCGCTTGGACCGTCTCCACAATCCTTGCCCGGCGGCATGGTCCCATGGTAGGGGTTCCGGCCTATACGCTCGCGTCGCTGACCGCCGTGGCGCGCATGGAGGACAGCCGGCATTATCTCTCCGATGTCATTGCCGGAGCCACGATCGGGTTCGTGATCGGACGTATCGTGACGCGTCATCACACAGAAGCCGGGTTGCCTCTGTCCGCCCAGTTCGATGGCCGCAGGGCGTCATTCGGCCTTGCTTTCTAATTCTCGCCACGCGGGGGCACGTGGCAGGCACATATGAGTGTGTCCAAACGGGCGATAAGACTGATTCTCAACCGCGCCAGCCGTATTCGCCGTTGCCGTACTACGCTTCGATGACTAACCTGCCGTCGAAGCCGGGATGTATCCGTGGTTATCGAAGCCGTCAAACCGCCATTCGATTTCGAACGCGATGCCCAGTTCATGTGGCAGGCGCTGCACGAGGCGCAGCAGGCATTCGATGAGGGAGAAGTGCCGGTCGGCGCCGTCGTCGTGGCCGACGGTATGGTCGTCGGGCGCGGGCATAATCAAACCGAACGGCTCGGCGATCCGACGGCCCATGCGGAGATTCTGGCCATCGGCGCTGCATCGGAGCACTTCGAGTCGTGGCGGCTCCTGGGCGCGACCTTGTACGCCACCATCGAGCCGTGCGTGATGTGCGCCGGTGCTTCGGTGATGGCGCGCATCGAACGCATCGTTTACGGCGCCGCCGACCCGAAGTTCGGCGGGTGCGATTCGATATTCCGCATCCCGACCGATCCGCGGCTCAATCACCGCGTCGAGATCCTGCGCGGTGTGCTGGCCGATGAGTGTGCGGCGATCATGAAAGAGTTTTTCGCCGGACGTCGTGCACGCCAGAGTCAGTCGTAAGGGCACGGCGTGCCGCGTCTGCGGACGGGTACGAAGTACCATGCACTCACGATACTCATCCAATCCTTCTCGCGATGCGTCGTACGATGACCTCGCGCTGCGCATCACCAAGCTCGGATTGCTGATTCATCTGATCGTGCCGGTGCTGATCGTGGTCGCCGCGTACATTCTGCGGCAACAGGGCATGGGAGTCGAACCGGCGGCACGCGGTGATTCGTACATGTTCATTCTTTTCGTGTTGCTGGCGGTGGCTCTCTCCGAGCCGATCGTGGCGTTCTTCCTGCGACGTCTCCTTTTGGCGCCCGAAAAAGTACGATCACTGATCGGTCAACGTGCCGCGCTTGAGGCGCTCTTTGTGCGGACATTCCTCATCGTGTTCTGCATCGGGGCGACACCGATCGTCTACGGCGTCGTGCTGCTGTTTTTGGGGGGCCAGATTACCGACGTGGTCGGATTCGCTTTGATCACACTCGTGTCGTATCGCTTGCTGCGTCCCGATGCGGAGTTTCTGGTTGGAGTCGTCAAGGCGGCCTCGACGCCCGCTGTGACTACATAGTCGCGCTCAGTTTCTCAACAGCGACTCTCGTTTTCCTCAAACCGCAAATCACCTGACTTTGGCGGTCGAAGTCGTCTATATTCGCCGCCGGAGAGGTGCCGGAGCGGTCGAACGGGGCGGTCTCGAAAACCGTTGACCCTTTACGGGGTCCGGGGGTTCGAATCCCCCCCTCTCCGAATCGTGACTGATTCCTTCCCAAGTCGTTGTGAGGCATGCTCCATGAGTCGGAGAGGAACTTACTCTCCTCTGTAACGCGACGTGAAACCCCAGTATCCGTGACTCCAAATCGCTCAGGGGATGTCGCATGCCCAATACCGGGACGAAAGGTGGATTCTGAGTTACGTATCCGGACGAATTCTGTCGCACTTCTATGATTGGACAGATGCTTTCTCATTATCGTATCACCGCCAAGCTCGGCGAAGGCGGCATGGGCACAATCGTCATACAACTGCTTAGGTGCGCGAAAGAGCCCAACCAAGTCAGCCCCGAGGAAAAGTCTCAGACTCTCCATAGCCCAACCACTGCAATTGCTGCCATGGAAACTATGGGGACGGCGTCAATCGACGCCGTTGATCACGGTCCGAAGCCGTGGCGGATTTCCAGGAAAATCTCCTGTGCGCGTGGAGTTCTATTAATGGACAGCGGGAGTGGTGCACAAGATGGGAACTGGAGCCGGCGCTACGCTCAGGTCTTTGAACTCGAACGGGCGAAGCTGAACCGGCGCCCCGATTCCGTTACAATAAACGCGGTCAATGCCACGCCGCACCCATTGCAACGTGGTTGAGCGGCTGGAACAGACGGGACCGTGGCCCGTCGGACATCGCAGGTCACGACGGCGCTATCGCTTCATATCGCGATCGCGATTGATTCGATTCCGACGCCGGGTGTACCATCCGATACCCAGTACCGCCGCCAGCACGATGAGTACGATGTTCAGTGTGTTCATGTGCTTCTCCCTTCTGAAGGCTCCTTGCTACCGCGCGACGTCCGTCAGTGACCGATACAGTGAAATCGCCGCCGGGCCGAGAATCACTACCAACAGCGCAGGGAATATGAAGAGGATCAGAGGAAACAGCAACTTAATCGGCATCTTCTGAGCGTCCTCCATGGCGCGCTGGCGACGCTTGGTGCGCAGAATCTCCGCCTGCACGCGGAGGACTTCGGCGATGCTTGTCCCCAGCTTGTCGGACTGCAGGAGCACGGTGGCCAAAGACCGCAATTCATCGACACCGGTTCGGAGCGCCAGGTTTCGAAACGCGTCGGCACGGCTCAATCCCAGAAAGAATTCCTGATTCAGAATACTGAGTTCCGCCGATAACTCCGGGTACGTCTGGCGCATTTCCTTGGAGATGCGTTGAATCGCCGCATTGAGACTGAGGCCCGCCTCGACGCACACGATAATCAGATCGAGAACATTGGGGATCGAGCGCTGGATGTTCGCCCGGCGTCTTTGCACACGGCCACGGACAACCCAGTATGGCAGGGAGAAGCCGCCCAATGCCGCACCGGCCGGAACCAGGATTCTCATCGCCCCTTGGCTTATGAACTCACGTTGGAACCAGAACGCAATCCCCCCCAGTATGAGAGCGCCCAGGACCCTCCAGAACCAATACCATGCTTTCGCATGCAAACCACGGAAACCGGCCCGGGTCAAGTCTGCGCGCAGCGACGTGTACGACGCCGGGTCAATCGCGATCAGGAGAGACGGCGATCCGGCAGCGGAACCTTCGCCGGCGACTATGCCATCCTGGACATCGCGCAGACGCCTCTCGATCCGATCACGTGATCGCGAAAAATACAGCAGGACCGCGATCAACGCACTGAACAGCGCCGCAAATATAATGATGGCAATGACGGTTATCGACACGGTCGCATCTCATCAATACCGCAGGCGCACGATCTGCCGTATGGCGAACACGCCGATCACTTGCAGGACAACCCCGGTCACGATCAAATAGATTCCGACGGGATCTTCGAGAAGTATTTTCAGGTAGTCCTTGTTCATGATTTGTATCATGATCGCCAACGCAATGGGCAACATGATCAGAATCGTCCCCGATAGCCGTCCCTGGGCCGTGTGAATCCTGATTTCGCGACGCAGCGTGAATCGCTCGCGAATCATCCGTGCCAGCAATCCGAGAATCTCAGCCAGATTGCCGCCGGTCCGCCGCTGGATCGAGATGGCCGTCGTCATGATGCGCAAGTCGTCGCTGGGCATGCGCCGGGTCATGTTGTCCAGGGCCGAGACAAAATCGACGCCCAATTCCTGCTCCTCGTACGTGATGGCGAACTCCGGGCCAACCGGCTCGGGCATTTCCTGCGCCACCAGACTCAGAGCGGATTCGAGCGAAAAGCCGGACTTCAGCCCATTGACGATCAGATCGATCGCCTCAGGAAGAAGTTCTTCAAATCGATCGATGCGCTTGTTGCGACGCCAGGACAGCCACATGAATGGGACCGGAATCACGACCAATGCCGCCACCACTCCCAGGAGTCGCGACGCGGTGACCAGCGATACGGCGAGACCGGCGACACTTGCCAGCGACAGCGATGCCAGGATCATCGCACCCGCGCGGATCGGCAGTCCGGCCTGATCGATGTAGTCTTGCAGCTTGCGCGCCGACGCCATACCCGACAGGAGCCGGTCGAGGAAGGGGATATGACTGTAAGATTGATCGCGCAGGATGAGGTATTGCTTTTCCGACGATTCGGCCTTTTGCTCGACGACCTCGCGCATGCGCTCGCGCAATCGGCGGTTGCGCCGGGCCAATCGTTCGTAGGCAATCAGGAATACAGCCAGCAGCAGAAGAAAGATTGTCGCAAAAATGACGATGGCGATATGCGTCATTGTCATGATGGCTTCTCAACGGGATCGAACAGTTCCTGAGCGAGATAAATCCCGGCCCCCGCAAGTTGGCTCATTGCCTTCGGACGAATGCCGCTCGGTCGAAAGCGTCCGAGGATCCGGCCGGTCTCATCGACACCCTCGCGCTCGAACCGGAAGATCTCCTGCATCGTGATCGTATTCTGCTCCATGCCGGTTATTTCCGAAATCGATGACACACGTCGAGTGCCGTCGCTGTACCGCGACACCTGGATCACCAGATTGATGCTGCTGGTGACCAACTCGCGAATGGCGCGTCCCGGGATATCGATTCCCGACAGCAGCATCAGAGTTTCCAGCCGCAACAGGCAGTCGCGCGTGCTGTTGGCGT
It contains:
- a CDS encoding type II secretion system F family protein — translated: MTMTHIAIVIFATIFLLLLAVFLIAYERLARRNRRLRERMREVVEQKAESSEKQYLILRDQSYSHIPFLDRLLSGMASARKLQDYIDQAGLPIRAGAMILASLSLASVAGLAVSLVTASRLLGVVAALVVIPVPFMWLSWRRNKRIDRFEELLPEAIDLIVNGLKSGFSLESALSLVAQEMPEPVGPEFAITYEEQELGVDFVSALDNMTRRMPSDDLRIMTTAISIQRRTGGNLAEILGLLARMIRERFTLRREIRIHTAQGRLSGTILIMLPIALAIMIQIMNKDYLKILLEDPVGIYLIVTGVVLQVIGVFAIRQIVRLRY
- a CDS encoding type II secretion system F family protein, which produces MSITVIAIIIFAALFSALIAVLLYFSRSRDRIERRLRDVQDGIVAGEGSAAGSPSLLIAIDPASYTSLRADLTRAGFRGLHAKAWYWFWRVLGALILGGIAFWFQREFISQGAMRILVPAGAALGGFSLPYWVVRGRVQRRRANIQRSIPNVLDLIIVCVEAGLSLNAAIQRISKEMRQTYPELSAELSILNQEFFLGLSRADAFRNLALRTGVDELRSLATVLLQSDKLGTSIAEVLRVQAEILRTKRRQRAMEDAQKMPIKLLFPLILFIFPALLVVILGPAAISLYRSLTDVAR
- the tadA gene encoding tRNA adenosine(34) deaminase TadA, whose protein sequence is MVIEAVKPPFDFERDAQFMWQALHEAQQAFDEGEVPVGAVVVADGMVVGRGHNQTERLGDPTAHAEILAIGAASEHFESWRLLGATLYATIEPCVMCAGASVMARIERIVYGAADPKFGGCDSIFRIPTDPRLNHRVEILRGVLADECAAIMKEFFAGRRARQSQS
- a CDS encoding phosphatase PAP2 family protein, which translates into the protein MVNVPPTSVPRTLKAALAMAVLGCASGNAWAQYSPSHERVPFRYERSVAAPITSYFKPLAIGAMLTVWSLRYDLTSNSRFARGFWETDLVDVGDAYGNGGYLSAMGAGFWGLGTVLGDTAMRHTGQAVLTGMLLDGICVTSLKLATQRERPDGSDRRSFPSGHTSGAWTVSTILARRHGPMVGVPAYTLASLTAVARMEDSRHYLSDVIAGATIGFVIGRIVTRHHTEAGLPLSAQFDGRRASFGLAF